In Acinetobacter sp. TGL-Y2, a genomic segment contains:
- the prfA gene encoding peptide chain release factor 1 gives MKESLRLRLDQLCDRHEELEALLADIEVISDNKRFRNLSREHSDLTEITSVWKKYLQAEQDIETASEMLSDPDFKEMAVEEIKENKALIASLEADLNILMIPKDPNDANSAYLEVRAGTGGDEAAIFAGDLYRMYSKFAETQGWRIEVLSENEGEHGGYKEVICLVSGEGVYGRLKFESGAHRVQRVPATESQGRVHTSACTVAILPEVDVDTTVEINSSDLRIDTYRASGAGGQHINKTDSAVRITHLPTGTVVECQDERSQHKNKAKALALLASRLENAKRAAADAATSEMRRDLVGSGDRSERIRTYNYPQGRMTDHRINLTLYKLDAVMEGDLTELLDSLHREYQADMLAMLATQNGG, from the coding sequence ATGAAAGAATCGTTACGTTTACGATTAGACCAATTGTGTGATCGTCACGAAGAGTTAGAAGCGTTATTGGCTGATATTGAAGTTATTTCAGACAATAAACGTTTTCGTAATTTATCACGTGAACACAGTGATTTAACTGAAATCACGTCGGTATGGAAAAAGTACCTTCAAGCTGAACAAGATATTGAAACTGCAAGTGAAATGCTCTCAGATCCTGATTTTAAGGAAATGGCGGTTGAAGAAATTAAAGAAAATAAAGCTTTAATTGCAAGTCTTGAAGCGGATTTAAATATCCTGATGATTCCAAAAGATCCAAATGATGCCAACTCGGCTTATTTGGAGGTACGTGCAGGAACGGGTGGGGATGAAGCTGCAATATTCGCAGGTGATTTATACCGTATGTACAGCAAATTTGCTGAAACCCAAGGCTGGCGTATAGAAGTGCTTTCTGAAAATGAAGGGGAGCACGGCGGTTATAAAGAAGTGATTTGTTTGGTCAGTGGCGAAGGTGTCTATGGTCGCTTGAAGTTTGAAAGTGGCGCGCATCGTGTCCAGCGTGTACCTGCAACTGAGTCGCAAGGGCGTGTCCATACCTCTGCCTGTACTGTTGCAATTTTGCCTGAAGTGGATGTCGATACCACGGTTGAAATTAATTCATCGGATTTACGTATTGATACTTACCGTGCGTCAGGCGCGGGTGGTCAGCACATTAACAAAACCGACTCTGCGGTACGTATTACCCATTTACCGACAGGGACTGTGGTTGAATGCCAGGACGAACGTTCACAGCATAAAAACAAAGCCAAAGCTTTGGCACTGCTTGCATCGCGTTTAGAAAATGCCAAACGTGCCGCCGCTGATGCTGCAACCTCAGAGATGCGCCGTGATTTGGTCGGTTCTGGTGATCGTTCTGAACGTATTCGTACTTATAACTATCCGCAAGGTCGTATGACCGATCACCGTATTAACTTAACCTTATATAAGTTAGACGCCGTGATGGAAGGTGATTTAACTGAATTACTTGACAGTTTACATCGTGAATATCAAGCAGATATGTTAGCAATGCTCGCAACGCAGAATGGTGGATAA
- a CDS encoding glycine zipper domain-containing protein gives MKLNTLLISATLATASMFTVSAHADSTARVAAASALGSVAGTALGKNMGGNTGATIGAALGGAGGAAVASNKRNRTESAIGGALGGGAGYTVGKSMGGSNGGYIGSALGAAGGAALGNKISKDKVSDSRQDRKWKKKRNRR, from the coding sequence ATGAAATTGAATACTTTATTGATCTCAGCAACATTAGCGACTGCGTCTATGTTCACCGTATCTGCGCATGCAGACAGTACAGCACGTGTTGCTGCTGCCAGTGCTTTAGGCAGTGTTGCAGGTACAGCGCTTGGTAAGAATATGGGTGGCAATACTGGCGCAACCATTGGTGCAGCGTTAGGCGGTGCAGGTGGTGCAGCAGTGGCAAGTAACAAGCGTAACCGTACAGAGTCTGCAATTGGTGGTGCTTTAGGTGGCGGTGCAGGTTATACCGTCGGTAAAAGTATGGGTGGTTCAAACGGTGGTTACATCGGTTCTGCTTTAGGTGCGGCAGGTGGTGCGGCACTGGGTAATAAAATCTCAAAAGACAAAGTTTCTGACTCTCGTCAAGATCGCAAATGGAAGAAAAAACGTAATCGTCGTTAA
- a CDS encoding glycine zipper domain-containing protein, giving the protein MKFNSIVLAAVVATAGITTAQADNNTHVALTSALGGVVGAAIGQKMGGSTGAMVGSALGGAGGAAASASKRDRNGAAIGAALGGVGGYTVGRNMGGTNGGYAGAALGSAGGSVLGKKVSEDRRYDDGYDDRYDRDSRYNDRYDRRSSGYRNNNYRYNDRNYRSDNGRHLGWSKNGKR; this is encoded by the coding sequence ATGAAATTTAATTCAATCGTATTAGCAGCCGTGGTTGCAACCGCAGGAATTACCACAGCCCAAGCAGATAACAACACTCACGTTGCGCTTACCTCAGCTCTTGGTGGCGTGGTCGGTGCTGCTATTGGACAAAAAATGGGTGGCTCTACCGGTGCAATGGTCGGTTCCGCACTCGGCGGTGCAGGTGGTGCAGCTGCATCTGCCAGCAAACGTGACCGTAATGGCGCAGCGATTGGTGCAGCACTCGGCGGTGTCGGTGGTTATACGGTCGGTCGTAACATGGGCGGTACCAATGGCGGATATGCGGGTGCTGCGCTTGGTTCAGCGGGTGGTTCAGTTTTAGGCAAGAAAGTCTCTGAAGATCGTCGCTATGATGATGGTTATGATGACCGCTATGACCGTGACAGTCGTTATAACGATCGTTATGACCGTCGTAGCAGTGGCTATCGTAACAACAACTATCGTTATAATGATCGTAACTACCGTTCTGATAACGGTCGTCATTTGGGTTGGTCTAAAAACGGAAAACGCTAA
- a CDS encoding LLM class flavin-dependent oxidoreductase, with product MRTLKDIKFSVLELAPVRDDKTVEFSLKHALELAQHIEKLGYERLWLAEHHNMDGIASSATAVLLGYLLANTQTLKLGSGGIMLPNHAPLVVAEQFGTLATLYPNRVELGLGRAPGTDQVTMRALRRGRQETEEQFPQDVLEILSYVGDAKPNQSITATPGQGTHVPVWLLGSSLFSAQLAAKLGLPYSFASHFAPRMLGQAIQLYRENFEPSIYLDQPYVSMGVPTAIAETDEEAEYLATSAYQRVLGLMRGESLKLKAPVANIQVHWSAAEKMSVDNFFAMAQIGSPETVKMGLEQLLIPYDVDEFIFTCDIYDTQKRIRNFELLMQLKNAD from the coding sequence ATGCGTACTTTAAAAGACATTAAGTTTTCAGTATTAGAACTCGCCCCTGTTCGTGATGACAAAACCGTCGAATTTTCACTCAAGCACGCTTTAGAACTTGCTCAACATATTGAAAAACTAGGTTATGAACGTCTATGGCTCGCTGAACATCACAATATGGATGGTATCGCCAGTTCAGCTACCGCTGTGTTGCTTGGCTATTTGCTTGCCAATACGCAAACATTAAAACTGGGTTCAGGTGGCATTATGTTACCCAACCATGCGCCACTAGTGGTCGCTGAGCAGTTTGGTACACTTGCAACACTTTATCCAAACCGTGTTGAATTAGGGCTTGGACGCGCACCCGGTACAGATCAAGTCACCATGCGTGCTTTACGCCGTGGACGCCAAGAAACGGAAGAACAATTTCCACAGGATGTACTCGAAATTTTGAGTTATGTCGGAGATGCAAAGCCGAATCAAAGTATTACAGCAACCCCGGGGCAAGGTACGCACGTTCCAGTCTGGTTACTCGGTTCGAGCCTGTTTAGTGCACAGCTTGCGGCCAAACTTGGTTTACCCTACTCTTTCGCTTCACACTTTGCGCCGCGTATGCTCGGTCAAGCGATTCAGCTGTATCGTGAAAACTTTGAACCGTCTATTTACTTAGATCAACCTTATGTGTCTATGGGCGTACCTACAGCCATTGCAGAGACCGATGAAGAAGCTGAATACTTGGCCACCAGTGCGTATCAACGGGTCTTAGGTTTAATGCGCGGTGAAAGTCTAAAACTCAAAGCCCCTGTTGCAAATATACAAGTGCATTGGTCAGCTGCCGAAAAAATGTCGGTGGATAATTTCTTTGCGATGGCGCAGATTGGTTCGCCTGAAACCGTGAAAATGGGGCTTGAACAACTCCTCATTCCTTATGATGTGGATGAGTTTATTTTCACCTGTGATATTTATGATACGCAAAAACGTATTCGTAACTTTGAGTTACTCATGCAACTGAAAAACGCGGACTGA
- the prmA gene encoding 50S ribosomal protein L11 methyltransferase, protein MKWLQIHITVDQAQVDFTETLLLSLGAVSVTLDDAEDQALLEPLPGETPLWNKVIVTGIYAQEDGEEIDVAALEAFIQQQMPDAPLRSALMEDQAWERTWMDAYEPIQIGEKFWIVPEWIQAPEPDAVNIKLDPGLAFGTGNHASTFLCLQWLGKTDVKDKIVIDYGCGSGILGVAALLLGAKKVYATDIDPQAVLATQQNAELNGVLENLYVGLPEEFNAEFAHQKADVFVANILAGPLMALASEFSTLVKSEGEFALAGVIDEQVDDVSRVYSEFFDILEVEKRDENWCRISGKRHTIS, encoded by the coding sequence GTGAAGTGGTTACAAATCCATATTACTGTCGATCAAGCGCAAGTTGATTTTACTGAAACATTGTTATTGTCCTTGGGCGCAGTTAGCGTCACTTTAGACGATGCTGAAGATCAGGCCTTGCTTGAACCACTTCCCGGTGAAACACCGCTTTGGAACAAAGTGATTGTCACTGGTATTTACGCGCAAGAGGATGGCGAAGAAATTGATGTGGCTGCTTTAGAAGCCTTTATTCAACAGCAAATGCCAGATGCTCCTCTTCGTAGCGCGCTGATGGAAGACCAAGCATGGGAACGCACATGGATGGATGCTTATGAACCCATTCAAATTGGAGAAAAGTTTTGGATTGTTCCAGAATGGATACAAGCGCCTGAACCTGATGCGGTAAACATAAAACTGGATCCAGGTTTAGCATTTGGTACGGGTAACCATGCTTCTACCTTCTTGTGTTTACAATGGCTAGGTAAAACAGATGTAAAAGACAAAATCGTGATCGATTATGGTTGTGGTTCAGGTATTTTGGGCGTAGCGGCACTGCTCTTAGGTGCTAAAAAAGTCTACGCAACCGATATTGATCCCCAAGCCGTTCTTGCAACGCAGCAAAATGCTGAACTTAATGGCGTGCTTGAAAATCTGTATGTCGGCTTACCCGAAGAATTCAATGCTGAATTTGCACATCAAAAAGCAGATGTGTTTGTGGCAAACATTTTGGCAGGTCCATTGATGGCACTCGCGTCTGAATTCTCAACATTGGTTAAATCTGAGGGTGAGTTCGCACTTGCGGGTGTAATAGACGAGCAAGTTGATGATGTTTCTCGTGTTTATTCTGAATTTTTTGATATATTAGAAGTAGAGAAACGCGACGAAAACTGGTGTCGTATTTCAGGGAAACGCCACACGATATCATAG
- a CDS encoding DUF3426 domain-containing protein, translating to MSEKQTCCPNCSSIYKVTVTQLTVAQGMVCCPKCTAEFNALLHLVQPKSSNTDAPQSVETELHHANPFSVTRHSNEQHLLDIFDRKTDNSNINLRTYLNNLNSFNNEPIANFPALNLSADQSISSDTKRKSTGYYVLWSLINLILIFVLMFQVLWFNPNLLQRSPLLNWVFITTCNVFNCQTIDERYTYIQVSQIQVRALSTKSTEFSGVLTNHYEKGIALPLMKISLIKDGKVISSSIRPPSEYLIESLNGITRIPTQSPYKFQFKLNVPRNAFDTYRLAVIRP from the coding sequence ATGAGTGAAAAACAAACCTGCTGCCCAAATTGTTCATCGATATATAAAGTCACTGTGACTCAATTGACCGTTGCACAAGGTATGGTTTGTTGCCCAAAATGTACGGCTGAATTTAATGCACTCTTGCATTTAGTTCAGCCTAAATCCTCCAATACAGATGCACCTCAATCTGTTGAGACTGAGCTCCACCACGCGAATCCATTTTCGGTGACTCGTCATTCCAATGAACAACACCTGCTTGATATTTTTGATCGCAAGACTGACAATTCCAATATTAATTTACGCACTTACTTAAACAATCTCAATTCATTTAACAATGAACCGATTGCCAATTTTCCAGCGCTGAATTTATCTGCCGATCAAAGTATATCTTCTGATACCAAACGCAAAAGCACTGGGTACTATGTGCTGTGGTCTTTGATTAATTTAATCCTCATCTTTGTATTAATGTTCCAAGTGCTGTGGTTTAACCCCAATCTGTTACAACGTTCTCCACTGCTAAACTGGGTATTTATCACCACCTGCAATGTGTTTAACTGTCAAACTATTGATGAACGTTATACCTATATTCAGGTAAGTCAGATTCAAGTGCGTGCGTTAAGCACGAAAAGCACTGAGTTTTCAGGTGTACTGACCAATCATTATGAAAAAGGTATAGCACTGCCTTTAATGAAGATCAGCTTAATCAAAGATGGTAAAGTCATTTCCTCATCGATACGTCCACCTTCAGAATATTTAATTGAAAGCCTAAATGGAATCACACGAATCCCTACCCAAAGCCCTTACAAATTTCAATTTAAGTTAAATGTCCCTCGAAATGCTTTCGATACATACAGATTGGCGGTGATCCGCCCTTAA
- the fis gene encoding DNA-binding transcriptional regulator Fis: protein MNSKSPIFTAQSDVALRIHVDRAVRHYFAQLQGEQPSQVYDMVLAEMEKPLLSVVLEYTRGNQTRAAEILGLNRGTLRKKLKAHGLMSE, encoded by the coding sequence ATGAATAGCAAATCTCCTATTTTTACTGCACAATCTGATGTCGCTCTTCGTATCCACGTAGATCGCGCAGTTCGCCATTATTTTGCTCAATTGCAAGGCGAACAACCATCTCAAGTATATGACATGGTGCTAGCAGAAATGGAGAAACCTCTTTTATCTGTAGTGCTAGAATATACACGTGGTAATCAGACACGTGCTGCAGAGATCCTCGGACTCAACCGTGGTACTTTACGTAAAAAGTTGAAAGCTCACGGTTTAATGAGTGAATAA
- the purH gene encoding bifunctional phosphoribosylaminoimidazolecarboxamide formyltransferase/IMP cyclohydrolase, whose product MTIKRALISVSDKTGIVEFAQNLAALGVEILSTGGTYKLLRDNNVAVVEVSEHTGFPEMMDGRVKTLHPKIHGGILARRGIDEAVMAEHNIDAIDLVVVNLYPFAATVAKPNCSLADAIENIDIGGPTMVRAAAKNHASVGIIVNASDYDTIVAELKAEGSLSHATRFDLAVKAFEHTAQYDGMIASYLGARLGQDEGAADKFARTFNTQLNKAQDLRYGENPHQSAAFYVESTASEASVSTAQQLQGKELSYNNIADTDAALECVKSFAKPACVIVKHANPCGVAVSLDGIAAAYDLAYATDPESAFGGIIAFNRELDVATAQAIVDRQFVEVIIAPSIADGVLDVTGAKKNVRVLVCGELPNIDARQSQLDYKRVNGGLLVQDQDLGMITKDDLKVVTKVAPTEQEIDDMIFAWKVAKYVKSNAIVYAKNRQTIGVGAGQMSRVNSARIAAIKAEHAGLVVEGAVMASDAFFPFRDGIDNAAKAGIKCIIQPGGSMRDEETIAAADEAGIAMVFTGMRHFRH is encoded by the coding sequence ATGACTATTAAACGCGCTTTAATCTCTGTTTCTGACAAAACTGGTATTGTTGAGTTCGCTCAAAATCTTGCTGCTCTAGGGGTAGAAATTTTATCTACTGGCGGAACATATAAATTGTTGAGAGACAATAATGTTGCCGTAGTTGAAGTTTCAGAGCATACAGGTTTCCCAGAGATGATGGACGGCCGTGTAAAAACACTACATCCGAAAATTCATGGTGGGATCTTAGCACGTCGAGGCATTGACGAAGCTGTGATGGCTGAACACAACATCGATGCGATCGACTTGGTTGTGGTTAACCTATATCCATTTGCGGCAACGGTTGCAAAACCAAACTGTTCACTTGCTGACGCCATTGAAAACATCGATATCGGTGGTCCAACCATGGTTCGCGCTGCTGCGAAAAACCATGCGTCTGTGGGTATTATTGTTAATGCTTCTGATTACGATACTATTGTTGCTGAACTAAAAGCTGAAGGCAGCTTGTCTCATGCAACTCGTTTTGATCTTGCGGTGAAAGCATTTGAACATACCGCTCAGTATGACGGCATGATCGCATCTTACTTAGGTGCTCGCTTAGGTCAGGATGAAGGCGCTGCTGATAAGTTTGCACGTACCTTTAATACACAATTGAATAAAGCACAAGATTTACGTTACGGTGAAAACCCACATCAATCTGCTGCATTCTATGTCGAATCAACTGCGTCTGAAGCATCTGTTTCAACGGCTCAACAGTTGCAAGGTAAAGAGCTGTCTTATAACAACATTGCAGATACAGATGCAGCACTTGAATGTGTGAAATCTTTTGCTAAACCTGCCTGTGTCATCGTGAAACACGCCAACCCATGTGGTGTTGCGGTGTCTCTAGATGGTATTGCAGCCGCTTATGATCTTGCGTATGCAACCGATCCTGAATCTGCATTTGGCGGCATCATTGCATTTAATCGCGAATTAGATGTTGCAACGGCTCAAGCCATTGTTGATCGTCAATTCGTTGAAGTAATCATTGCACCAAGTATCGCTGATGGTGTTCTAGACGTAACAGGCGCGAAGAAAAATGTACGCGTACTGGTATGCGGTGAATTACCGAACATTGATGCACGTCAATCTCAACTGGATTACAAACGTGTCAACGGTGGTTTACTGGTTCAAGATCAAGACTTGGGCATGATTACCAAAGACGATCTTAAAGTAGTGACCAAGGTCGCACCTACTGAACAAGAAATTGATGACATGATCTTCGCTTGGAAAGTTGCGAAATATGTGAAATCAAATGCGATTGTCTATGCGAAAAACCGTCAAACGATTGGTGTGGGCGCAGGTCAAATGAGCCGTGTCAACTCTGCGCGTATTGCGGCGATTAAAGCTGAACATGCAGGACTTGTGGTTGAAGGTGCTGTTATGGCCTCTGATGCATTCTTCCCATTCCGTGATGGTATTGATAATGCTGCAAAAGCCGGTATCAAATGCATTATTCAACCGGGTGGTTCTATGCGTGATGAAGAAACCATTGCTGCTGCTGATGAAGCGGGTATCGCAATGGTCTTCACAGGCATGCGTCATTTCCGTCACTAA
- the purD gene encoding phosphoribosylamine--glycine ligase, whose protein sequence is MNILVLGNGGREHALAWKIAQDEKVTKVFVAPGNAGTATEPKCENVNVSILDNAAIIDFAKNNAVEFVIVGPEAPLVNGVVDACRAADVKIWGPTQFAAQLEGSKAFAKHFLKRHNIPTAFYDVFTEVDAAKAFVEKNGAPIVIKADGLAAGKGVIVAMTNQEAFDAIDDMLAGNKFGDAGSRVVIEEFLAGEEASFICMIDGDNILPMATSQDHKRIFEGDQGPNTGGMGAYSPAPVVTAEVFEKTMNEVMRPTVEGMKKDGHVYTGFLYAGLMIDEQGQPKVIEFNCRFGDPETQPIMMRLKSSLVDLVEAGIAGNLPIDAEWDERKTVGIVLASKGYPETSSNGDVISGLDTEMADAKVFHAGTKATDNGDIVTAGGRVLCVTALGNTIGEAKAKALELCQKVTFDGVQYRKDIGYRAIARENA, encoded by the coding sequence ATGAACATTTTAGTTTTGGGTAATGGCGGCCGTGAACATGCATTAGCATGGAAAATCGCGCAAGATGAAAAAGTGACTAAAGTTTTTGTAGCACCAGGCAACGCAGGTACTGCGACTGAACCGAAATGTGAAAACGTAAACGTCAGCATTTTAGACAATGCTGCCATTATTGATTTTGCCAAAAATAATGCCGTTGAATTCGTGATTGTGGGTCCTGAAGCACCGCTAGTCAATGGTGTGGTTGATGCATGCCGCGCGGCTGATGTGAAAATTTGGGGTCCAACTCAATTTGCAGCGCAGCTTGAAGGCTCTAAAGCTTTCGCGAAACACTTCTTAAAACGTCATAACATTCCCACTGCGTTCTACGATGTATTTACAGAAGTTGATGCCGCAAAAGCCTTTGTTGAAAAAAATGGTGCACCAATCGTGATCAAGGCTGACGGTCTTGCTGCGGGTAAGGGTGTGATTGTTGCGATGACCAACCAAGAAGCGTTTGATGCGATTGATGACATGCTTGCAGGCAATAAATTTGGTGATGCAGGCTCGCGTGTCGTGATCGAAGAGTTCTTGGCTGGTGAAGAAGCGTCTTTCATTTGTATGATTGATGGCGACAACATTTTACCAATGGCTACTTCACAAGATCACAAACGTATCTTTGAAGGTGACCAAGGTCCAAACACTGGCGGTATGGGGGCTTACTCGCCTGCGCCTGTAGTGACTGCTGAAGTATTTGAAAAAACCATGAATGAAGTGATGCGTCCTACCGTTGAAGGTATGAAAAAAGACGGTCATGTTTATACAGGTTTCTTGTATGCAGGCTTGATGATTGACGAACAAGGTCAACCTAAAGTAATCGAATTTAACTGCCGTTTTGGTGACCCTGAAACTCAACCGATCATGATGCGTTTGAAATCATCTTTGGTTGATTTGGTTGAAGCAGGTATTGCAGGTAATTTACCAATCGATGCTGAATGGGATGAGCGTAAAACTGTTGGTATTGTTTTAGCATCTAAAGGCTACCCAGAAACATCGAGCAATGGCGATGTGATTTCAGGTTTAGACACTGAAATGGCTGATGCGAAAGTATTCCATGCGGGTACTAAAGCAACAGACAATGGTGACATCGTAACTGCTGGTGGTCGTGTACTATGCGTGACTGCACTTGGCAATACCATTGGTGAAGCGAAAGCGAAAGCTTTAGAGCTTTGTCAAAAAGTGACTTTTGATGGCGTACAATATCGTAAAGATATTGGTTACCGTGCGATTGCGCGCGAAAATGCTTAA
- a CDS encoding MetQ/NlpA family ABC transporter substrate-binding protein, which yields MKKILLTGFALSSILLTACSKPAPTEPKTDQTNTANTAEVRTIKLVSTGSDTDIWNYVASLPETKEAGIKLEVKNLTDYVLLNTTVASGEQDVNAFQSFNYLAAYNSANKDKIAAVSTTYLEPMGIYTNNIKSVADLPQGATIAIPNDTANEARALSLLQTAGLIKLKEGFDLAKGSVNDVVENKKEIQLKPIQMTTAVRVKSDVDAIVLGNTLALEGGLNVLKDSIFREPVDASTTLYVNLLGVAEKNKDDPVYTKLGQLYHLPKVQTFIAEKFQGTKVQVDRPISEFAHIK from the coding sequence ATGAAAAAAATTCTTCTCACTGGTTTTGCTCTGTCTTCCATTCTTTTGACAGCATGCTCTAAACCTGCACCGACCGAGCCAAAAACTGATCAAACAAATACAGCAAATACTGCAGAAGTAAGAACAATCAAACTTGTATCAACCGGTTCTGATACAGATATTTGGAACTATGTTGCTTCATTACCAGAAACTAAAGAAGCTGGCATCAAGCTTGAAGTTAAAAATTTAACGGATTACGTACTTCTCAACACCACTGTTGCGAGTGGTGAACAAGACGTAAATGCATTCCAATCTTTTAACTACTTGGCTGCATATAATTCTGCCAACAAAGACAAGATTGCTGCGGTATCGACGACCTATTTAGAACCAATGGGTATTTACACCAATAACATTAAGTCTGTTGCTGACCTTCCACAAGGTGCAACCATTGCCATTCCAAATGACACGGCCAATGAAGCACGTGCATTGTCACTTCTACAAACTGCAGGTTTGATCAAACTTAAAGAAGGCTTTGATTTGGCGAAAGGCAGTGTAAATGACGTTGTTGAAAACAAAAAAGAGATTCAACTTAAACCAATTCAAATGACCACTGCTGTACGCGTAAAAAGCGATGTAGATGCGATTGTGCTCGGCAATACGCTTGCACTTGAAGGTGGTTTAAATGTATTGAAAGACTCAATTTTCCGCGAACCTGTAGATGCTAGCACCACCCTTTACGTGAACCTGTTGGGTGTGGCTGAGAAAAATAAAGATGATCCAGTTTATACTAAACTCGGTCAGCTTTATCATTTACCTAAAGTTCAAACCTTCATAGCGGAAAAATTCCAAGGCACTAAAGTTCAAGTAGATCGCCCAATCAGCGAATTTGCTCACATCAAATAA
- a CDS encoding methionine ABC transporter ATP-binding protein, giving the protein MIEFKNISKHYQLKGQTIRALDQINLTIPDGSIFGIIGYSGAGKSTLIRLINLLERPNQGQVVINQKDFTALDARSLRQERANIGMIFQHFNLLQTKTVAANIEMPMRLLGYSQAEREKRLNELLEFIDLTHKKDAYPDELSGGQKQRVGIARALANHPKILLCDEATSALDPQTTKSVLELLKKINKEQGITIVMVTHEMDVIETVCDYVAVMEQGKVIETGSTLEIFSQPKHPTTKTFIQTVLQQQLPVKILNNLENKNHHSIYSLQFLGTSAQETVVQAAIQQFDISFNILFANMTEINGAVIGQMFVQLLGDPIIIQQTIDFFEHHGVKVEQSGVSK; this is encoded by the coding sequence ATGATTGAATTTAAAAATATTTCTAAACACTATCAGCTAAAGGGTCAAACCATACGCGCACTGGATCAGATTAATCTGACCATTCCAGATGGCAGTATTTTTGGGATCATTGGCTATAGTGGCGCAGGTAAAAGTACACTAATTCGTTTGATCAATTTATTGGAAAGACCCAATCAAGGTCAGGTCGTGATCAATCAAAAAGATTTCACCGCACTTGATGCCCGCTCCCTTCGTCAAGAACGTGCAAATATCGGCATGATTTTTCAGCACTTCAATTTATTACAAACCAAGACCGTTGCAGCCAATATTGAAATGCCCATGCGTCTTTTGGGATATAGCCAAGCTGAACGTGAAAAACGCTTAAATGAGCTACTCGAATTCATTGATTTAACCCATAAAAAAGATGCTTATCCTGATGAGTTGTCTGGTGGTCAAAAGCAGCGTGTCGGTATTGCGCGCGCCCTAGCCAATCATCCCAAAATTTTACTGTGCGATGAAGCAACCAGTGCACTCGACCCACAAACCACCAAATCTGTGCTAGAACTGCTCAAAAAGATCAATAAAGAACAAGGGATTACCATTGTGATGGTGACCCATGAGATGGATGTGATTGAAACTGTATGCGACTATGTTGCGGTCATGGAACAAGGCAAAGTGATTGAAACAGGTTCGACTTTAGAGATCTTTAGTCAACCGAAACATCCCACCACCAAGACCTTTATTCAAACGGTATTACAGCAACAGCTGCCTGTTAAAATTTTGAATAATTTAGAGAATAAAAATCACCATAGTATTTATAGTCTTCAGTTTTTAGGCACTTCAGCACAAGAAACCGTGGTGCAGGCAGCCATTCAACAATTTGATATTAGCTTCAATATTTTATTTGCCAATATGACCGAAATTAATGGCGCAGTGATTGGACAAATGTTTGTTCAGCTCTTGGGTGATCCTATCATCATTCAGCAAACCATTGATTTCTTCGAGCATCATGGCGTTAAAGTTGAACAGTCGGGAGTATCGAAATGA